A window of the Cuculus canorus isolate bCucCan1 chromosome 3, bCucCan1.pri, whole genome shotgun sequence genome harbors these coding sequences:
- the ABCB10 gene encoding ATP-binding cassette sub-family B member 10, mitochondrial, producing MAGYAPRLPWLLPLLRRAVPPPWARAGSAGLRSLPPGRCGAAPPPWRRLPPPPPRALSAAPGKEPPAPNSGAAAVPPRFEARRLLALAQPERWRLTAAVGFLTVSSVITMSAPFFLGKVIDVIYTNPSEDFTDSLTSLCALLSGIFLCGAAANAIRVYLMQTAGQRIVKRLRTSMFSSILKQETAFFDKTRTGELINRLSSDTVLLGRSVTENLSDGLRAGAQASVGVGMMFFVSPSLAAFVLSVVPPLAVVAVIYGRYLRKLSNMTQDSLAEATQLAEERIGNIRTVRAFGQEVAEMEKYTNKVDYVLQLAKKEALARAGFFGATGLSGNLIVLSVLYKGGLLMGNAYMTVGELSSFLMYAFWVGVSIGGLSSFYSELMKGVGAGGRLWELIERKPQLPFSEGITLGKDTFRGALEFKDVEFAYPTRPETSIFKDFSLCIPAGSVMALVGSSGTGKSTIVSLLLRLYDPISGTITVDGFDIRQLNPLWFRTKIGTVSQEPILFSCSIAENIAYGAEDPSTVTAEEIEKVAEIANAASFIRDFPKGFDTVVGEKGILLSGGQKQRIAIARALLKDPKILLLDEATSALDAENEYLVQEALDRLMEGRTVLIIAHRLSTIQNADFVAVLGQGKILECGKHEELLANPNGLFRKLMQKQAFLQNSDTFALDLQPREKEVLKENV from the exons ATGGCGGGCTACGCGCCGCggctgccctggctgctgccgctgctgcgGCGGGCGGTGCCGCCCCCCTGGGCCCGCGCCGGCTCCGCCGGGCTCCGCTCGCTGCCGCCGGGCCGGTGCGGAGCAGCCCCGCCGCCCTGGCGCCGcctccccccgccgccgccccgcgccctGAGCGCCGCGCCGGGCAAGGAGCCGCCGGCCCCAAACTCAGGAGCTGCGGCCGTCCCGCCGCGCTTCGAGGCTCGGCGGCTGTTGGCGCTGGCGCAGCCCGAGCGCTGGAGGCTGACAG ctgctgttggctttctgacAGTTTCCAGTGTCATTACCATGTCAGCCCCTTTCTTCCTGGGGAAAGTTATTGACGTTATTTACACAAATCCCAGTGAAGACTTCACTGACAGTCTGACCAGCCTGTGTGCCTTGCTGAGTGGAATCTTTTTATGTGGTGCTGCTGCTAATGCTATTCGTGTCTACCTCATGCAGACTGCAg GACAAAGAATTGTGAAACGTTTGAGGACAAGCATGTTCTCCTCAATTCTGAAGCAAGAAACCGCTTTCTTTGACAAGACCAGAACAGGAGAGCTGATAAACCGCTTATCTTCAGATACAGTCCTCTTAGGCCGTTCAGTGACTGAAAATCTTTCAGATGGGCTGAGGGCCGGAGCACAAGCATCTGTGGGGGTTGGGATGATG TTTTTTGTGTCTCCTAGCCTTGCTGCATTTGTTCTGAGTGTTGTGCCACCCTTGGCTGTTGTGGCTGTGATTTATGGAAGATACTTGAGAAAACTTAGTAACATGACCCAAGATTCTCTTGCAGAAGCAACACAG TTAGCTGAAGAGCGTATTGGAAACATAAGAACAGTTCGAGCTTTTGGGCAAGAAGTGGCTGAAATGGAGAAGTATACAAATAAAGTTGATTATGTGTTACAACTGGCTAAAAAAGAGGCACTGGCTCGGGCAGGCTTCTTTGGCGCA ACTGGCCTTTCTGGAAACTTAATTGTCCTCTCAGTCTTATACAAAGGAGGATTGCTAATGGGCAATGCCTACATGACAGTTGGTGAACTCTCATCTTTCCTAATGTATGCTTTCTGGGTTGGAGTAAGCATTGGAG gtCTAAGTTCTTTTTATTCTGAACTAATGAAAGGAGTAGGTGCTGGTGGACGTCTGTGGGAACTTATTGAAAGGAAGCCCCAACTTCCATTCAGCG AGGGAATCACATTAGGCAAAGACACATTCAGAGGTGCTTTGGAGTTCAAGGATGTTGAGTTTGCATATCCAACACGTCCAGAAACATcaattttcaaagattttagTCTTTGCATTCCAGCTGGCTCTGTTATGGCTCTGGTTGGCTCAAGTGGTACAGGGAAATCAACTATCGTATCTCTTCTGCTTAGGCTGTATGATCCTATCTCAG gTACTATCACTGTTGATGGCTTTGATATTCGTCAGTTAAATCCGCTGTGGTTCAGGACAAAGATTGGAACAGTGAGTCAg GAACCAATTCTGTTCTCCTGTTCTATTGCTGAAAATATTGCCTACGGTGCAGAGGATCCTTCTACTGTGACTGCAGAGGAGATTGAGAAAGTTGCCGAAATAGCTAATGCTGCTAGTTTTATCAGAGATTTTCCAAAAGGGTTTGACACTGTAGTTggagaaaaaggcattttgctTTCAG GTGGACAGAAGCAGCGAATTGCGATTGCTCGAGCTCTGCTCAAG gATCCTAAAATTCTTCTATTAGATGAAGCAACAag TGCTTTGGATGCTGAGAATGAATATCTAGTGCAAGAAGCTCTGGACCGGCTCATGGAAGGAAGGACAGTCCTAATTATAGCTCATCGTCTGTCTACTATTCAGAATGCTGATTTTGTTGCAGTCCTTGGCCAGGGTAAAATTCTTGAATGTGGAAAACATGAGGAACTACTTGCAAATCCAAATGGACTTTTCAGGAAACTAATGCAGAAACAAGCTTTTCTTCAGAATAGTGATACTTTTGCATTGGATTTACAGCCCAGAGAAAAGgaagtattaaaagaaaatgtatga